A stretch of the Malus sylvestris chromosome 10, drMalSylv7.2, whole genome shotgun sequence genome encodes the following:
- the LOC126587980 gene encoding 50S ribosomal protein HLP, mitochondrial-like isoform X1 — protein MATGLASKCSRVGRSLWGCLGNNLSGLLSTSHETTSSTFLSQQQRTFIQMRTVLKVVDNSGAKKVMCIQALKANKKGARLGDTIVASVKEAHPNGKVKKGKVVYGVVVRAAMQRGRCDGSEVKFDDNAVVLVDKQGQPIGTRVFGPVPHELRKKKHVKILSLAEHIA, from the exons TTGGTCGTTCGTTGTGGGGGTGCCTCGGCAACAACTTGTCTGGCTTATTGAGTACATCACATGAGACGACAAGCAGCACTTTCTTATCTCAG CAGCAAAGGACCTTCATACAGATGAGGACTGTTCTCAAAGTCGTGGACAACTCAGGGGCAAAAAAGGTTATGTGTATACAAGCTTTGAAGGCAAATAAGAAGGGAGCAAGATTGGGAGACACCATTGTTGCATCAGTAAAGGAGGCCCATCCGAATGGAAAAGTGAAGAAAGGAAAGGTTGTTTATGGTGTGGTTGTTCGTGCTGCCATGCAGCGAGGCCGTTGTGATGGGAGTGAGGTCAAGTTTGATGACAATGCTGTGGTGCTCGTCGACAAGCAAGGGCAGCCGATTGGGACAAGAGTATTTGGACCCGTCCCGCATGAGTTGAGGAAGAAAAAGCATGTCAAGATTCTTAGTTTGGCAGAGCATATTGCCTGA
- the LOC126587980 gene encoding 50S ribosomal protein HLP, mitochondrial-like isoform X2, which translates to MATGLASKCSRVGRSLWGCLGNNLSGLLSTSHETTSSTFLSQQRTFIQMRTVLKVVDNSGAKKVMCIQALKANKKGARLGDTIVASVKEAHPNGKVKKGKVVYGVVVRAAMQRGRCDGSEVKFDDNAVVLVDKQGQPIGTRVFGPVPHELRKKKHVKILSLAEHIA; encoded by the exons TTGGTCGTTCGTTGTGGGGGTGCCTCGGCAACAACTTGTCTGGCTTATTGAGTACATCACATGAGACGACAAGCAGCACTTTCTTATCTCAG CAAAGGACCTTCATACAGATGAGGACTGTTCTCAAAGTCGTGGACAACTCAGGGGCAAAAAAGGTTATGTGTATACAAGCTTTGAAGGCAAATAAGAAGGGAGCAAGATTGGGAGACACCATTGTTGCATCAGTAAAGGAGGCCCATCCGAATGGAAAAGTGAAGAAAGGAAAGGTTGTTTATGGTGTGGTTGTTCGTGCTGCCATGCAGCGAGGCCGTTGTGATGGGAGTGAGGTCAAGTTTGATGACAATGCTGTGGTGCTCGTCGACAAGCAAGGGCAGCCGATTGGGACAAGAGTATTTGGACCCGTCCCGCATGAGTTGAGGAAGAAAAAGCATGTCAAGATTCTTAGTTTGGCAGAGCATATTGCCTGA